The Synchiropus splendidus isolate RoL2022-P1 chromosome 8, RoL_Sspl_1.0, whole genome shotgun sequence nucleotide sequence GTCTACAAACATCCTCTTGCTATTTCCTATGTTGAAGTCTCACCTCAAATGTTCTCCTCAGAGGGTCTGCGATTGCCAACTTGCTCTCTCAGTACCTCATGGCTGTTGTTCTTTATGGATATATCCTGTGGAAAGGTCTTCACAAAGCCACCTGGAAAGGTGAGaacatcctctctctctctgagctaAAGTGATATGTGAAGTGTTTGAGGTCTATATAGCAACTGGAGTGAGTGAAGTTCCATTAAAACTTCCAAGAAGAATTCCAGTGTAGTTCTTAGAAGGTTCTGGAGTGATTTCATGCTTGAGTTCAGGTCTTGCTTGTTTTCTGACAACATCCTCTGACCTGCAGGGTTTTTCTGTCCACACAGGCTGGTCCAGAGAATGCTTGGAAGACTGGGGGCAGTTTATGCGCTTGGCCATTCCCAGCCTGCTCATGGTCTGTGTGGAGTGGTGGACCTATGAGATCGGAAACTTTTTGGCAGGTAAAATATCATGTGGAGAAGTCATGTGGtatggagagacagtgttgagcCAAGGTACCTGCTaaaaggtgaagaggaggataaACTGTGAGGCTCATAGATCTGGAGAATGTGGGCACAAAGAGGATAGTTGTGAGCAGGGTGGAGCAGAAAGTTTGGTGATGACGGAGGAGGAATAATGTGCCTTACAGAACCTTAATCTTGTTGTCTTTGACAGGTATCATCAGTGAAGTGGAACTGGGAGCTCAGTCAGTGATCAATCAAATTGCCAATGTCGCATACATGGTAAATTCAGACATTTTTACAGACTCCTTTCATAAATCCATGTTTGCGTTGACATTGAAGCAATGTTGTATTGTCCTGTGGTTCTATCTGGAGAGATTTTTTCTTCTTAATTCTGTCTCAGTTTGAATATACTTGAATGTAAGTTCTGTGGTGGATTGTTTTTTCTCTCCGTCAGTTTCCAATGGGCTTCAGTGTGGCAGGATGCGTCAGAGTGGGGAACGCGTTGGGAGCTGGAGACACGGAACAAGCCAAGCTGTCAGCTAAAATCTCAATGTTCAGCGGAGGTATGGCCACTTCAGGAATCTGGGACTGAAGGGCATTTTAGTTCATCACTTTATTCATTCCACTACCTGTTCAACAGCCATTGTTGTTGAAGCTTTCGTCTTTAATCTGTCAACTTGATCTGTATAGTTCATTCAGCCACGCCCACAAACACTGTACATTACAATCAGGCGATTCACTGTTCAGTATGAAACAAGTTTCCTGAAATGGAAACCAACTTCACTGTTGCAAATGTGTCCTGGTgactacttttatttattaatcccTGCTTTAATTCTGAACTCACACGTCACCTGGAGCAGGTCTGAAATAATAATCTGGAGGACGATTTTTCTTTTCGTAGCAGAGCAATTCTATTTCATAACACTGCTGAACCACAAAGCAGATCTTTCTTAATGCTAGTTTAGGTTGGAAGAGCATGAATGATTCATAAGGTTTATCAGTAACCcattcatcttcctcttcagtgTCCGTCTCCGTCATCTTGGCCGTTCTCGTCGGAAGCCTGAAGAATTATGtctcttttgttttcacctATGACGAGTGAGttcattcttcatcttcatgtccGTCACTTCGATGTATGAGTTGGAGAGCTGAGTCAGAGAAGATGCAGAGGTGTTGTTTGGGAGTGACTGCGAAGGTCAAGGTCAGAGGGACGGCtcatgtggagaggtttggagaaaCAGTTGTGGAGACCAGAAGCGCAGAGGAAAGTGTTTGAGATGATGATTCCACCATGAACAAGTACTGAACATTGATGAATGAGCTGAAGCTGACTGTAAAGACGTTCCTCTTCTGTTCTTCTTTATCCACAGGGAAATCCGTCAGAGAGTATCGGATCTTGTGTCTTTTTATGCACCGTTTCTCCTCATGGATGCGACAGTTGTAAGACCTTCACCACTTCATCCACATGAACAGACAGATTGAACCATTCTGTGTGAATCCAGACGTTTGTTTTTGTGATCAGGCAGTGTCTGGAGGAATCATAAGAGGAGCAGGTAAACAGAAGGTTGGCGCCATTTGCTACATTGTGGGCTACTATGGGATTGGTTTAGCCATCGGTGTGCCACTGATGTTTGCAGCCAAGATGGGAATCGTAGGTGAGTGTGAGTGGTGTTGTTATCCTCCCAGGTCCTGTGATCGACGTCAacttttctcttctctccaggACTGTGGACAGGCATTTTGACCTGTGTGTTTCTGCAGTGTATTTTCCTCAATGTGTACTTGTTCTGTATGAACTGGAGGACAGCAACTGTTGAGGTAAATATTGACCGGAGAATCTCATACAAAAGCAGCGACTGTGAATGTTGactgtctttttttgtctttccttcAGGCTCAGATTCGAGCTGGAGTGTGCACCAGCGTGCCTGACGCAGGTAGGTGGTTTTCTTTGCAAAATCTGTTATTGTTTCAAAGTGTCAATCAAAATGAAGGTGTGGAGTAACACCTAATGAAAGACATTATACATTTTACATCTGTCTTCAGTGGTGAGTTGTTGAGGTGAAGGAGCAAAATATTTGTCGAgtgtttcccactgaaaatTGCTCAGTCAAGGCGGTGGCGGTGAAACACCACTGTGGAGATGTTGAAAACGGTGTAGTACTCAGTCCTGTCCTGTAAGGGGCGCTGTATGACTCTCACAAATTAATGAAGAAGCTGGAACTCAGATTGTCACCCCTGCATTTTATAGGACATTGGTTGCTCAGAGTGTTGCCGactgttttctgtattttggGATTAAACTATGGCTAACTGAGAACAAGAGAGTGCTCTCAGATCTGAGCATCTACCAGTCAGCTTCTTCAAATTAACAAATCAATTACAAATCGATGGTGTTTTATTGCTTCATGTAATGAATTTTGTAAAATGAATTTCCCCAAAATTGTGACTTATTCTCCAGTGcgacttgtgttttgttttccttgttcaTGATGCATTTTCTTTACTGATGCGACTTAAACTCTGGAGCAATTTATACTCAGAAAAATCCAATTCACAGtgatacctcggttctcgaccacaatccgtaccagacggccattcgagaagcaatttgttgtttgttttcccattacaatgaatggaaaaagcaataatgcgttccaagccttaaaatagtcttttgtaggagtgaatgtagagtgtcacgtgggaggggttgccgagtgagtgaggtctctccagaagtgaagaggtgcccggtgcgtgtccagctctgaatgtgcgcttctgtgcagtttggctgtgacaaagtcataaaccaagtcacgctctgtcccagactcgcctcatccctgtcccagctccagcccacaacaggacatcaaaccctggagtgagcgctccagcacctcccctgtgacactctaccacggtccagtgtggagacaggaaaggttttacacctcaatatgaagaaaaaacagtcagtagatgtagctaacgggacagcgggtcagctgatcggtccgcgcacgctatgttttttctggcttttttcaggggcgtttgagttctggattttcgttcgaaatcagaagcaaaaaaatctagaaatttttgcttgaactccgatttgttcgaagtctgggacgttcgaaaaccgaggttccactgtatacgtgcaagTGTCGGTGTTGCAATGAGGCACAATGTTCATTCAAGATAAACAGCATAACAGAGTAACATGCAGTGAGGTAGTTTTAGTTTGTCACTGAATGATAAAGAAAACTAACGCTCTGCTTTCTACAAGATGAGCTGCCTCACTCGGCAAGCCAGGACAATCTCTTGGAGCTGGTGGAAGCCGAGGAAGACGCGGTCGCCCCGCCCACTCAAATGGATGACATCACTTTTCGGAAACTGCTGGTGCGCAGAGGGATGGTCCTGGTCCTCATGCTCCTCATCCTAGCTGCCGGGATTAGTGTTAATCTCTTAGTCTCCATTCATATAACCTGATAATTCGCCACGTCTTTTTGGAAAAAGTGAAACTTCCATGAAAGCAACATCCTCTGTGGATGTGACGCTGGGTCACTTCCTGATGTCAGTGCCGAGTCGAGGGCTGGCACCAGAGcacaggagctgaaggagaaggacaGTGTGTCTGTACGATGGAAAGAAATGATTTAAATGTGCAAAATGAAATGCAACAATAAAAGGTGTTGGACCATCCGGGAGCGCAGCTTCTTGAAGGGATGTGTTGACGGTGACACTCCAGTCTGTGGTGCCGTTGGTGACTGAAGGCACCGGGTCTAGATAAGTAGAAGAGAAACCGCCACAAACATGGTCAGACCTCGACGCAGGAACAGCTGAGCACTGGAGAGAGTCTTCTTCTGGATCAGATGTGTGTCACAGGCTGCAGGAGATACACAGATGAAGGAATGTTATTTCACTTCTCCGCTAtataacatttcaaatgtaacttgacatcTTATATGACTGTTTAGTCGGGTTCAATCAGTCTTCGATAAGTAAGAATTAAAATATTTAGCTCTCATTTACAACCATTTTACACTGTCACAGCTCGGAATTTCGCTTTTTAATTCAGTATTACACATACCTTACAGACATAAAATGGCTTGTCAGGTCTGTTTTGGTCAGTGGACCGAGTTTAATACATACTATA carries:
- the LOC128764152 gene encoding multidrug and toxin extrusion protein 1-like codes for the protein MVQSRNRPLCSAWRSVSQRARMLLPVGFQTEMKDMSQLAGPAMISQLMGLAVGFVSTCFCGHLGKTELAGVSLAISVINVLGISIGFGLAAACDTLMSQTFGSGNHHKVGVILQRSILILILACFPCWAILLNTEALLLAVGQEPEVARLSQVYVQIFMPALPAAFLFSLEAKYLQTQGIIWPEVVTGLVVNILNALINYIVLFVFELGVRGSAIANLLSQYLMAVVLYGYILWKGLHKATWKGWSRECLEDWGQFMRLAIPSLLMVCVEWWTYEIGNFLAGIISEVELGAQSVINQIANVAYMFPMGFSVAGCVRVGNALGAGDTEQAKLSAKISMFSGVSVSVILAVLVGSLKNYVSFVFTYDEEIRQRVSDLVSFYAPFLLMDATVAVSGGIIRGAGKQKVGAICYIVGYYGIGLAIGVPLMFAAKMGIVGLWTGILTCVFLQCIFLNVYLFCMNWRTATVEAQIRAGVCTSVPDADELPHSASQDNLLELVEAEEDAVAPPTQMDDITFRKLLVRRGMVLVLMLLILAAGISVNLLVSIHIT